In Ruminiclostridium josui JCM 17888, the genomic window TGCGCATGTCCCTGGCTTCCGTATCCTATAACCGCTACTGTTTTTCCCTCCAGTAGTTTCAAATTGCAGTCACTGTCATAATACATCTTTGCCATATTTTTTAGCCTCCCATATTTTAATCAGTGCAATTCTATATAATTGCATTGTTTTTGTTAATTACATTTCTTCCGTACTTCCTGCTTTAATATATTTATTGCCTCTTTCAATAGCAATTGTACCTGTTCTTACAATTTCTTTTATACCAAACTGCCTTAGCATATCCTCAAGAGCCCTTACTTTATCTCCGGAGCCTGATATTTCAACTGTTAGTGTGTTCTTTGATACATCTACAATTTTTGCTCTAAATATCTCTACTATCTGGACTATTTCTGACCTTGTAGAGGATGTTGCATTAACCTTTATCAAAGCAAGTTCCCGACTGACGGAATCAGAATCTTCCAAAGCCCTTATTTTGATTATGTCAATTAACTTGTTAAGCTGTTTGCTTACCTGCTCAACGGTGTATTCATCTCCGTCCACTACAATAGTCATTCGTGATACTTCAGGATTCTCTGTTACCCCTACTGCAAGGCTATCAATATTAAACCCTCTTCTGCTGAATAAACCTGCTACTCTGGACAATACTCCAGAGCGGTTTTCAACCAGTACAGAAAGTATATGCTTTGCCATTTCTTATCCCCCCCGCCTAAACCGTTTCTTCTTCAGGATCAATACTACATTCCAGCAGATATGCGTTATCATCAGCTAAGAATCTTTCCAATGCACTGTCTATCTGCGAATTACAGGATATCTTTTCAGATTTGAATCCATAAGCTTCCGCTATTTTAACAAAGTCAGGATTATCATCAAGAAATACCTGTGAATATCTCTTCTTATATTTGTTCTTCTGTATTTCACGAACCATACCAAGTCTGTTGTTATTGAGTATTAGGATTTTTACTCCA contains:
- the ilvN gene encoding acetolactate synthase small subunit — its product is MAKHILSVLVENRSGVLSRVAGLFSRRGFNIDSLAVGVTENPEVSRMTIVVDGDEYTVEQVSKQLNKLIDIIKIRALEDSDSVSRELALIKVNATSSTRSEIVQIVEIFRAKIVDVSKNTLTVEISGSGDKVRALEDMLRQFGIKEIVRTGTIAIERGNKYIKAGSTEEM